The Pediococcus inopinatus region GTATCCAAAAAACAAAAAATCCCAAGTCTATCTAAGAAATTCTCTTAGTACACTTAGGATTGATAATTTAACCTAATCGGATTTTTCGTAGCCACCATTTTGCTGCTTGTACCAATGGAATAGATGCGTTAACAGGACTTTAGAAACTGCATAAACCGGGATTCCAAAGATAACTCCTAGTACGCCGAACATCCTTCCAGATGCCAGTAAAACGATCAGAATTGTGACCGGATGAATAGCCAAATTGGTTCCCAAAATTAATGGAGAAAGGATTCGTCCTTCAATTGTTTGTTCAATCGCAAATACTATCAGGACCTTAACAAGCATCCAAGGCGATATGAACGCCGCCAATACAAGAGACGGAATCATGGCCAAGAATGAGCCAAGATACGGAATTAAGTTCAAAACGCCCGCTGCAATCCCCAAAGTTAAAGCAAATTTTAAGCCAATTACTAAATACCCAATAAAAAACATAATTGCTACGCAAAAAGCCACAATCAATTGTCCACGGATATAACCACTCACTTTGCCGTTAACTTCATCAAGAATCTGAATAAACCCAGTTCTTTTTCGAATCGGTAAAAAATGAGCTAAGTACTTGGGCAACCGATGACCATCTTTTAAGAGATAAAACAAAATAAATGGCATGGTAATCAGACCAACGACAATTTTTGTAACAGAACTAATCACACCGCCTACCGATGTAAATGTATGATTAGCGGCATTACTAAACCAGCTGGAAAAAGAACTTACCGCCGATTTACTTAATTCTTCGAGTTCTTTTTGAAACTGCCCAAAACGGGGATCATTCAACCACTTATCCATCTGATTAACCAAATGATTCCAATAATCTGGCCAGTTTTTCAAAAAATCGGTTGCTTGATTTCGAATAACTGGAATCAAGGAAACCACAGCTAAAACGATGAGTAACACCACAATCACAAATAAACCAGTAATCGTCCATACCCGGTTAACATGATACTTTCGTTCTAGACGATCAACAAGCGGATTAAATAAATAGAATAATACACCTGCTAACACAACCGGAAAACCTACAATATCGACAAAATCACTGATTGGTTGGAAAAACCAAGTGACTTTTGAAAATACGAAAATAATTAATAAAAATAGTAACACAATCATGAGATTAACAATAAGTCGGTTATTTAAAACTAGTTTTGTGAACCATGAGCGCCACGAATCCTTTTCTGTCTTCAAAAAATCACCACTCAATCATTTAAATGTATAAATTATTTTATCGCCAACTGTAAATCCAGGAAATTTCTCAGGCGACAGATAAATTGCGCTTTCAAGAGGCGTTTCGGGAATTGCGGAAAAACAAAGTGTGACGTGACCCACTCCCTGCAAATTTGCATTAACCAATTTACCACAGAAGGTAACTGTATAAGTATGGTTGCGAATACTAATTTGTGAACCACGTCTTAAATTAAATTCAGGATGACGCACATCAAATTTTTGAATCACAGCAACATCCTTAAGATTGTTCGTTGCCTCTGGACCGAATAAAATGGCGATTGGATCACTTTCTACAATAGCATTTGGCCCTATTTCTGTAACCTCAGATGTAATCATCATAAATACCACTCCTCAAATGAATTCTTGCTTACATTGTAGCATAGCAAGCTTCATCAAATAAAGAAAATGGAAGCGTGCACAGAGATATCCATATTTGTGCTATAATTTTACCTTAGAGAATAGAAGGAGGTTTTTATTTTGAAAGAATCATTTTTCGTTGGTACTTATACAAAAAAAACAAGTCATGGTGTTTATAAAATGTCTTTAGACACCGAAACAAACGCATTAAGCCAAGCTGATTTAGTGGCTGAGATTGGCAATCCGACTTATCTAGCAAAATCTAAACATAATTTTCTCTACACAGTCGATCAAAAAAATGCAGATGGTGGAGTTGCTGTCATCGACCTTAACACCAAACCTGCAATAGTTGTTCAACATGCTGTAACTCCCGGAAATTCACCGGCTTATGTGGCAGTTGATGAGCATCGACAACTTCTTTACAGTTCAAATTACCATTTAGCAACTGTGACTGTTTATAAAATTGCAGCCGATGGTACCCTCAGCCAAACAGATGTGGTTACCCATTCTGGTAAAGGGCCAAAACCGGAACAAGCTGATGGTGCCCATGTCCATTTTAGCGATTTGACACCTGACAATCGATTAGTAGTTTGTGATTTAGGAACCGATGAAGTATATACGTATGACGTTTCTGACGAAGGAAAGCTCACTGAAGTGACCCGCTATAAAACCAAAGCTGGCTTTGGCCCTCGCCACATTGTTTTTTCAAAACATGGCTCAACTGCGTATCTAGCTGGAGAACTCGGCAGTGCTGTTGAGGTTTTAACTTATGACCAACAAAACGGCAAATTCTCACATTTGCAAACAATCAGCACGATTCCTTCCACTTGGGACGCACATAACGGGGCAGCTGCAATCAAAATTAGTCAAGATGATAAATTTCTGTACGTCTCTAATCGTGGTTACAATTCCTTGGCAGTTTTTGCAATCAGCTCAGATGGTTCTTTGAAACTAATTCAAAATATTTCTGTTGAAGGCGATTTTCCGCGTGACTTTGCCTTAGATCCAACGGAAAAATTCATCGTTTGTGCTAACCAAAATACCGATAATTTAACCCTGTTCTCTCGATCAAAAGAAAACGGAAAACTTACCTTATTGGAAAAAGATGTTGCTTTACCCGAAGGCGTTTGTGTTGTGTTTGAATAACTAAATTTTGATAACAGACGGGAGTTATTTATGATAATTAAAGAAGTAGCCTTAGAAAATTTCACGAATGTTCCTAAAGCCATTCATGCTGGCGCCAATCGGATTGAGCTTTGCGATAATCTCGCTGTCGGAGGGACTACGGTCAGCAAAGGCGTTATGGCAGAAACCCAAAAATATGCCAATGAACATCACATCCCCGTAATGGCGATGATCCGCCCCCGTGGTGGAGACTTCGTTTATACGGACACGGAACTAAAGATTATGGAAACTGACGTATTTCAGGCACAAGAACTTGGTATGGATGGCGTTGTCTTTGGAGCTTTAAATGCAGATGGTAGTTTGGATACTGATGCTCTTGAAATGCTGATTGCGGCCGCCGGTGGCATGCAAATTACCTTTCATATGGCGTTTGATGCCATTCCAAAAGCAAAACAAGCCGAATCCATTGACTGGCTTGCTGATGCTGGAATCGATCGGATTTTAACCCATGGGGGCGCCTTAGACACGCCTCTCGCCAGTCATTATGCTGATCTAAAGCAAACCATTGCAAACGCCCATCAACGTTTAATTATATTACCAGGTGGTGGCATTACATCAGATAATTTAACTGAAGTTACTAACGAGTTAGGCGTTTTTGAAGCTCATGGTAGTAAAATAGTCGGTAAACTTGAAAATTAAAAATAGCGGAATAGCTGACAACCAAATTGGTTGAGACTGTTCCGCTATTTTTTTATTTTATAAATAGTTGTAAGAAATATTGAGCAATGTTGAAATAAATTAAAACACTTGTAAGATCACTGAGAGTTGAAATAAACGGACCACTCGCCACAGCCGGATCCACGCCTAATTTTTCCATGCCAATTGGAATTAAGCTACCAGCCAAATTGGCTACAAAAATTGCGCTTGCCATTGCAGTGCCAACCACTGCGCCAAGCAAAAAGTTTTGTTTCCAAACACCAACCATGATAAACACACAAACACCAGTTATCACGCCAATTATAATTCCCGTTGCTATTTCATTTAAAATTAAACGGGCAATTTTTAAGTGGTTATTAGTAGCTAATCGGCG contains the following coding sequences:
- a CDS encoding AI-2E family transporter, which encodes MKTEKDSWRSWFTKLVLNNRLIVNLMIVLLFLLIIFVFSKVTWFFQPISDFVDIVGFPVVLAGVLFYLFNPLVDRLERKYHVNRVWTITGLFVIVVLLIVLAVVSLIPVIRNQATDFLKNWPDYWNHLVNQMDKWLNDPRFGQFQKELEELSKSAVSSFSSWFSNAANHTFTSVGGVISSVTKIVVGLITMPFILFYLLKDGHRLPKYLAHFLPIRKRTGFIQILDEVNGKVSGYIRGQLIVAFCVAIMFFIGYLVIGLKFALTLGIAAGVLNLIPYLGSFLAMIPSLVLAAFISPWMLVKVLIVFAIEQTIEGRILSPLILGTNLAIHPVTILIVLLASGRMFGVLGVIFGIPVYAVSKVLLTHLFHWYKQQNGGYEKSD
- a CDS encoding PTS glucitol/sorbitol transporter subunit IIA is translated as MMITSEVTEIGPNAIVESDPIAILFGPEATNNLKDVAVIQKFDVRHPEFNLRRGSQISIRNHTYTVTFCGKLVNANLQGVGHVTLCFSAIPETPLESAIYLSPEKFPGFTVGDKIIYTFK
- a CDS encoding lactonase family protein, producing MKESFFVGTYTKKTSHGVYKMSLDTETNALSQADLVAEIGNPTYLAKSKHNFLYTVDQKNADGGVAVIDLNTKPAIVVQHAVTPGNSPAYVAVDEHRQLLYSSNYHLATVTVYKIAADGTLSQTDVVTHSGKGPKPEQADGAHVHFSDLTPDNRLVVCDLGTDEVYTYDVSDEGKLTEVTRYKTKAGFGPRHIVFSKHGSTAYLAGELGSAVEVLTYDQQNGKFSHLQTISTIPSTWDAHNGAAAIKISQDDKFLYVSNRGYNSLAVFAISSDGSLKLIQNISVEGDFPRDFALDPTEKFIVCANQNTDNLTLFSRSKENGKLTLLEKDVALPEGVCVVFE
- a CDS encoding copper homeostasis protein CutC; translation: MIIKEVALENFTNVPKAIHAGANRIELCDNLAVGGTTVSKGVMAETQKYANEHHIPVMAMIRPRGGDFVYTDTELKIMETDVFQAQELGMDGVVFGALNADGSLDTDALEMLIAAAGGMQITFHMAFDAIPKAKQAESIDWLADAGIDRILTHGGALDTPLASHYADLKQTIANAHQRLIILPGGGITSDNLTEVTNELGVFEAHGSKIVGKLEN